Proteins encoded together in one Tripterygium wilfordii isolate XIE 37 chromosome 14, ASM1340144v1, whole genome shotgun sequence window:
- the LOC120014102 gene encoding LRR receptor-like serine/threonine-protein kinase FLS2: MCQWVGVSCSARHGRVTALNLSNMRLQGIISPHLENLSFLISLNISFNNFHGPLPKELGKLPRLKRITVYHNSFSGIIPHSLFNMSKLEIMDLGDNLIEGSVPFEGGQLPSLKQLSVEYNRLSGSLPNVMCKCLQKVETLSFVNNTFVGTIPRCIGSLTKLKDLYLSSNNLTGDHIPQELGNLVELEILVMMKMGVGGPIPFSIFNISSLKIIKLHGNNLVGSLPVDICYHLPLLQGIYLGENKLTGGIPKSKIPSEVGHLQNMEALVLVSNNLTNNIPSSIFNISTLKALSLSENQLTGNLPSSIGHTLSNLEEIYLSNNQLSGPIPGSISNAFKLSLIDFGENSFTGIIPTNLGNLRSLEWLSLGSNDLAGESSSQELTFLSSLTNCWNLRLLQLAYNPLNGTLPSSIGNFSSALEIINLIH, encoded by the exons ATGTGTCAATGGGTTGGTGTCTCTTGCAGTGCGCGCCATGGAAGGGTCACTGCCTTGAATCTTTCGAACATGAGACTCCAAGGAATCATATCTCCACACCTCGAAAATCTCTCATTCCTAATTTCTCTAAACATCTCATTCAACAATTTTCATGGCCCTCTACCAAAGGAGTTGGGAAAGCTGCCCCGACTTAAGCGAATTACTGTTTATCATAATAGCTTCTCTGGTATCATCCCTCATTCCTTGTTCAACATGTCAAAGCTGGAGATTATGGATTTAGGAGATAACCTTATTGAAGGGAGCGTCCCATTTGAGGGAGGCCAGCTTCCCAGCTTGAAACAACTATCTGTTGAATACAACAGGCTTTCAGGCTCTTTACCAAATGTTATGTGCAAATGTCTTCAAAAGGTTGAGACATTATCATTTGTAAATAACACGTTTGTTGGAACCATACCTAGGTGTATCGGGAGCTTGACTAAGCTTAAGGACTTATATCTAAGTTCCAACAATTTAACAG gtGATCACATTCCGCAAGAACTGGGTAATCTTGTTGAATTGGAGATACTCGTCATGATGAAAATGGGAGTCGGAGGTCCAATTCCGTTTTCGATCTTCAACATCTCTTCTCTAAAAATTATCAAATTGCATGGAAATAACTTAGTTGGGAGTCTTCCAGTGGATATATGCTACCATCTTCCTCTACTTCAGGGGATTTATCTTGGTGAAAATAAGCTTACAGGAGGGATACCTAAAA GTAAAATCCCCTCGGAAGTTGGGCACCTGCAAAACATGGAGGCACTAGTATTGGTGTCAAACAACCTCACCAACAACATTCCATCTAGTATTTTCAACATTTCAACACTAAAAGCCCTCTCACTATCGGAAAACCAACTTACAGGAAATCTTCCATCAAGCATAGGTCATACTCTTTCAAATCTTGAGGAAATTTATCTATCGAATAATCAACTTAGCGGCCCAATCCCAGGCTCCATCTCCAATGCTTTCAAACTCAGCTTGATAGACTTTGGAGAAAACTCCTTCACTGGAATTATTCCCACCAATCTCGGCAACTTGAGATCCCTTGAGTGGCTTAGCCTTGGATCCAATGACTTGGCTGGTGAATCATCTTCCCAAGAATTGACGTTTCTCTCTTCCTTGACGAATTGCTGGAATTTAAGACTTCTTCAGTTAGCATACAATCCATTGAATGGTACTCTTCCTAGTTCTATTGGCAATTTCTCTTCGGCACTTGAAATCATTAATCTAATACATTGA
- the LOC120014100 gene encoding serine carboxypeptidase-like: MLKTSPDFFSKDNGSIVKDNSLVHDVPRLVEKKLDFPLLFTLDPSVEDLGHYAGYYSLPHTMGARMFYYFFESRNSEGDPVVIWLSGGPGSSCAIALFYENGPFHIKDDLSLKWNDYGWDKTSNIIYVDQPTGTGFSYTIDDHNDIRHNLIDVTNDLYNFLQEFFMAHPQFVQNDFFITGQSYAGHYAPALASRICQGNKERQGIHINLKGLAIGNGMTNLKIQYKELPGYALQESLIEESNYSRIMKLVPQCESSIEDCVAGNESACITAHKDCDLIIKEILDVVGWDINYYDIRKKSKGALNYDFSNVEKFLNNQSVKDALRVWNKPFILCNKAIYDALIGDLAKNYDVGIPTLLLDGIKVLIYAGDQDLICNWVGNLKWVSEMKWYGKEEFEKVSNVSFVVDDVDAGLLRNYGPLTFIKVYKAGHMVPMDRPKVAFQMIWNWMMGNLTR; this comes from the exons ATGCTCAAAACATCACCCGACTTTTTTTCTAAGGATAATGGTAGCATTGTCAAGGATAACTCTTTAGTTCATGATGTTCCAAGATTAgttgagaagaaattagattttcctcttctttttacTCTTGACCCTTCTGTTGAGGATCTTGGTCATTATGCTGGTTATTACTCACTTCCACATACGATGGGCGCAAG GATGTTCTACTATTTCTTTGAATCACGAAATAGCGAGGGTGACCCAGTTGTGATATGGTTAAGCGGAGGACCTGGATCCAGTTGTGCCATTGCATTATTTTACGAAAATGGTCCTTTTCATATCAAAGACGACCTTTCTCTAAAATGGAATGATTATGGTTGGGATAAG acatcaaatattatttatgttgaccAGCCTACAGGAACAGGTTTTAGCTACACAATTGATGATCATAATGATATACGTCATAATCTAATTGATGTCACTAATGATCTGTATAACTTCTTACAG GAATTTTTTATGGCACATCCTCAGTTTGTTCAAAATGATTTCTTTATAACTGGACAATCTTATGCTGGACATTATGCTCCAGCTCTAGCTTCTCGAATCTGCCAAGGAAATAAAGAAAGACAAGGAATTCATATAAATCTTAag GGACTTGCTATTGGTAATGGAATGACAAATCTTAAAATTCAATACAAAGAATTACCGGGTTATGCTTTGCAAGAAAGTCTAATTGAAGAATCAAATTACTCACGTATAATGAAATTGGTTCCACAATGTGAATCATCTATAGAAGATTGCG TCGCGGGTAACGAAAGTGCTTGTATTACGGCGCATAAAGACTGTGATCTGATAATTAAAGAGATCCTTGACGTTGTCGGGTGGGATATAAAT TACTATGATATTAGAAAGAAGAGTAAGGGTGCTCTAAACTATGACTTCTCGAACGTTGAGAAATTTTTGAATAATCAATCAGTAAAGGATGCTCTACGTGTTTGGAACAAACCATTTATCTTATGTAACAAAGCGATATATGACGCATTGATTGGAGATTTGGCGAAGAATTATGATGTTGGAATTCCTACTCTACTATTGGATGGAATCAAGGTGCTTATCTACGCCGGAGATCAGGATCTAATATGCAACTGGGTTG GAAATCTCAAGTGGGTGTCTGAAATGAAATGGTATGGAAAAGAAGAATTTGAAAAAGTTTCAAATGTTTCATTCGTTGTTGATGATGTAGACGCAGGACTTCTGAGAAACTATGGACCTCTCACTTTTATCAAG GTTTATAAAGCTGGTCACATGGTTCCAATGGATAGACCAAAAGTGGCTTTCCAAATGATATGGAATTGGATGATGGGAAACCTAACTCGTTGA
- the LOC120014800 gene encoding receptor kinase-like protein Xa21 yields MTIGNLSNVFLIDLSHNELIGSVPIAIDRLQNLQGLFLHNNKLQGQIPTELCQLQRSDTLSFHDNMLNGSIPACIGNLSSLRYLDLSSNRLSFAIPTTLWSLSYILKLYLNSNSLTGSVSSEIGSLKVIIEVGLSKNQLSGNIPSSIGGLKDLTSLSLADNALDGQIPKSFDGLISLETLDLSNNKVSEAIPKSLEKLSHLRYFNVSFNRLQGEIPNGGPFVNFSAQSFLSNEGLCGSPRLQVPPCKTIRAGRSKPTFALLLKYVLPAIASTILLVSLIIILVTSRKRKANLPVQDNLTPLSMLKRISYQELQRATNGFSEGNLLGTGSFGSVYKGTLSDSDRTQIAVKVFDLQLERAFTNFEVECEVLRCIRHRNLIKVISSCSNNIDFKALVLKFMPNGSLERWLYSHNYFLDIFHRLNIMEDVAMALEYLHQGNSTPVVHCDLKPGNILLDEDMVAHVSDFGIAKLLGEGEAMRRTMTLATIGYMAPEYGMAGIVSTRCDVYAFGILLLETFTRKKPTDAMFVGEMNLKSWVKESLAYALSEVVDDNLLKKEDRHFVDKMNCISSIMELALACTEDSPEDRINMSDALVALKKIKKKLLKDTRAERNARSRMRRQ; encoded by the exons ATGACAATTGGTAACTTGAGCAACGTATTTCTTATAGACCTTTCGCACAATGAACTAATTGGGTCAGTTCCAATTGCAATCGACAGATTACAGAATCTTCAGGGGTTGTTTTTGCATAATAATAAATTACAAGGACAAATTCCAACAGAGCTTTGTCAATTACAGAGGTCCGACACTTTGTCATTTCATGACAATATGCTAAATGGATCAATACCTGCATGTATTGGCAATCTGTCTAGTCTGAGATATCTCGACTTGAGCTCTAACAGGCTTAGTTTCGCTATACCAACAACCTTGTGGAGTCTTAGTTATATCTTGAAGCTTTACCTAAATTCGAACTCTTTGACTGGTTCCGTTTCTTCAGAAATCGGAAGTTTGAAGGTCATCATCGAAGTTGGCTTGTCGAAAAATCAACTGTCAGGTAATATCCCCAGTAGCATTGGGGGACTAAAAGATCTCACTTCCCTCTCACTTGCAGATAATGCTTTGGATGGTCAAATTCCAAAATCATTTGATGGCTTGATAAGCTTGGAGACTTTGGACCTCTCTAATAATAAAGTCTCTGAAGCGATACCAAAGTCGTTGGAGAAACTTTCACACCTCAGATATTTCAATGTCTCTTTCAATAGGTTACAAGGAGAAATTCCAAATGGAGGACCATTTGTGAACTTCTCAGCTCAATCATTTTTGTCCAATGAGGGACTCTGTGGCTCGCCTCGATTGCAGGTCCCGCCATGCAAAACTATCAGAGCAGGACGATCCAAGCCAACTTTTGCGCTTCTATTGAAATATGTTTTGCCTGCAATTGCATCTACAATATTGTTGGTCTCTCTTATCATTATTCTTGTAACGAGCCGCAAAAGAAAAGCAAACTTGCCAGTACAAGACAATCTGACACCCCTTTCCATGTTGAAAAGAATTTCATATCAGGAGCTTCAACGGGCAACGAATGGATTTAGTGAGGGAAACTTGCTTGGCACTGGAAGTTTTGGCTCTGTATACAAAGGAACACTTTCAGATTCAGACAGAACCCAAATTGCAGTAAAGGTATTCGATTTGCAGTTAGAGCGTGCATTTACAAACTTTGAGGTTGAATGTGAGGTATTACGTTGCATCCGACATCGGAATCTTATCAAGGTTATCAGCAGTTGCAGTAACAACATTGATTTTAAAGCCTTGGTATTGAAATTCATGCCTAATGGGAGCCTAGAAAGATGGTTGTACTCTCACAACTATTTTTTGGATATATTCCATAGGCTAAACATAATGGAAGATGTTGCCATGGCATTGGAATATCTACATCAGGGCAATTCAACACCAGTCGTCCATTGTGATCTGAAACCTGGTAACATCCTGCTAGATGAGGATATGGTGGCACATGTAAGTGACTTTGGAATCGCCAAACTCTTGGGTGAAGGAGAAGCTATGAGACGAACAATGACACTGGCCACTATTGGATACATGGCTCCAG AGTATGGAATGGCAGGAATTGTTTCTACAAGATGCGATGTCTATGCTTTTGGTATCCTACTGTTGGAAACTTTCACAAGAAAGAAGCCTACAGATGCAATGTTTGTGGGGGAAATGAACTTGAAGAGTTGGGTGAAAGAGTCGTTAGCATATGCACTAAGTGAAGTTGTTGATGACAATTTGTTGAAGAAAGAAGACAGACATTTTGTTGATAAAATGAATTGTATTTCATCAATTATGGAATTGGCTTTGGCTTGCACAGAAGACTCACCAGAAGATCGAATAAACATGAGTGATGCCTTAGTTGCACTCAAAAAGATCAAGAAAAAGCTGTTGAAGGATACCAGAGCAGAGCGTAATGCAAGAT CTAGAATGAGGAGGCAGTGA
- the LOC120014103 gene encoding putative receptor-like protein kinase At3g47110 has translation MENSQSTITFSECRLDVSTTANIGGIIMLTLALPMESILFYLVAVALLLAQFMVISTAKVVTNITTDQYALLDFKAHITSNILSQNWSSSTPMCRWVGISCGARHGRVTALNLPNMKLQGTISPHLGNLSFLISLSISFNNFHGPLPKELGKLPRLKRLLVYNNSFSGVIPHTLFNMSKLKIMDLGDNLIEGSIPFEKGQLPSLKALSVENNLLSGALSDDMGECLPKVEVLSLFNNTFVIPRSIGNLTKLKELYIGLNNFTGMTP, from the coding sequence ATGGAAAACTCACAAAGTACGATAACCTTTAGTGAGTGCCGCCTGGACGTGTCTACCACTGCAAATATTGGAGGCATTATTATGCTTACCTTGGCTTTACCCATGGAGAGTATTCTTTTCTATTTGGTTGCAGTTGCACTGCTGTTGGCTCAGTTCATGGTGATTAGTACAGCTAAGGTTGTGACTAACATCACCACTGATCAATATGCTCTTCTTGATTTCAAAGCTCATATAACCTCTAACATCTTATCACAAAACTGGTCCAGCTCCACTCCCATGTGTCGATGGGTTGGCATCTCTTGTGGTGCACGCCATGGAAGGGTCACTGCCTTAAATCTCCCAAACATGAAACTCCAAGGAACCATCTCTCCACACCTTGGAAATCTCTCATTCCTAATCTCTCTAAGCATCTCATTCAACAATTTCCATGGCCCTCTACCAAAGGAGCTAGGAAAGCTGCCCCGACTTAAGCGACTTCTTGTTTATAATAATAGCTTCTCTGGTGTCATCCCTCATACCCTGTTCAACATGTCAAAGCTGAAGATTATGGATTTAGGGGATAACCTTATTGAAGGGAGCATCCCATTTGAGAAAGGCCAGCTTCCCAGCCTGAAAGCACTATCTGTGGAAAACAACCTGCTTTCCGGTGCTTTATCAGATGATATGGGTGAATGTCTTCCAAAAGTTGAGGTTTTGTCATTATTTAATAACACGTTTGTCATACCTAGGAGTATTGGGAACCTGACTAAGCTCAAGGAGTTATATATAGGTCTCAACAATTTCACTGGTATGACTCCTTAA
- the LOC120014784 gene encoding putative receptor-like protein kinase At3g47110, with amino-acid sequence MESIVFPLVALLFVRFMVISTASVVTNITTDQYALLDFKAHITSDILAQNWSTTTPICQWVGISCDARHGRVIVLNLPNMTLQGTISPHLGNLSFLISLNISFNNFHGPLPKELGKLPRLKRIDVYNNSFSGIIPHSLFNMSKLEILNLGYNLIEGSIPFEEGQLPSLKVLYVHNNRLSGSLPNGMSKCLPKLEKLALSNNTFVGNIPRSIGNLTKLKELYLSFNSLTGDIPQELGNLVELETLFMGRIGVACPVPFFIFNMSSLKKIDMRENGLVGSLPVDICYHLPLLQWLFLNENKLIGWIPKSIGNCTLLEELWLGDNYLKGTIPLEVGHLQHLEKLDMMSNNLASIIPSSIFNISILKILSLSDNQLTGNLPSSIGHTLPNIEEIYLSDNQLSGPIPSSISNASKLTTIDLSNNSFTEIIPTNLGNLRSLQWISLAFNLLDGASSSQELMFLSSLTNCQNLRFLDLQDNPLNGILPSSIGNFSSALENVYLGHCRLKGGIPIEIGNLSSIILITLSENELTGLVPLAIGRLQKLQILNLYGNKLQGWIPSELCQLQNAYSLALHDNMLNGSIPACIGNLSSMRYLNLSSNRLSSAIPATLWSLTDILQVYLNSNSLSGSLSLEIKSLKVLFELDLSRNQLSGNIPNGIGELKDLKKLLLAENSFEGNIPESIDGLISLESLDLSSNNLFGVIPKSLEKLSYLNYFNVSFNKLQGEIPKSGPFVNFLAQSFVSNNGLCGLPRFQVSPCKAIRTVRSKPILLKYILPAVFAFAILVVLVIIIFLRCRKMKQNLPVKDNLIPLATWRRLSYLELQQATNGFSEANLLGNGSFGSVYMGIKDGKKIAIKVFNLQLEGIFKNFETECEVMRNIRHRNLVKIISTCTNNMDFKALILELMPNGSLQRWLYSHNYFLDVVQRLNIMEDVASALEYLHEGYSTPIIHCDLKPSNILLDEDMVAHVGDLGIAKLLGEGEAMRQTMTLATIGYMAPEYGSEGIVSTRCDVYAFGILLMETLTRKKPTDEMFDGEMNMKSWVKQSLAHGLTEVVDANLLKREDRHFVAKFNCIYSVMELALACTENSPEDRINMSNALVMLKKINKKMLQDIGAERNTRFRMRRQS; translated from the exons ATGGAGAGTATTGTTTTCCCTTTAGTTGCTCTGCTGTTTGTTCGGTTCATGGTGATTAGTACAGCATCGGTTGTGACTAACATCACCACCGATCAATATGCTCTTCTTGATTTCAAAGCTCATATAACCTCTGACATCTTAGCTCAAAATTGGTCGACCACCACTCCCATATGTCAATGGGTTGGCATCTCTTGTGATGCACGTCATGGAAGGGTCATTGTCTTGAATCTCCCAAACATGACACTCCAAGGAACCATCTCTCCGCACCTTGGAAATCTCTCATTCCTAATCTCTCTAAACATCTCATTCAACAATTTCCATGGGCCTTTACCAAAAGAGTTGGGAAAGCTACCTCGACTCAAGCGAATTGATGTTTATAATAATAGCTTTTCTGGTATCATCCCTCATTCCTTGTTCAACATGTCAAAGCTGGAGATTCTGAATTTAGGCTACAATCTTATTGAAGGGAGCATCCCATTTGAGGAAGGCCAACTTCCCAGTCTGAAAGTATTATATGTGCATAACAACAGGCTTTCAGGCTCTTTGCCAAATGGTATGAGTAAATGTCTCCCAAAACTAGAGAAGTTAGCATTATCAAATAACACGTTTGTTGGAAACATACCAAGGAGTATCGGGAATCTAACTAAGCTCAAGGAGTTATATCTAAGTTTCAACAGCTTAACAG gtGACATTCCGCAAGAACTGGGTAATCTTGTTGAATTGGAGACACTTTTCATGGGGAGGATAGGAGTCGCATGTCCAGTTCCGTTTTTCATCTTCAACATGTCTTCTCTAAAAAAGATTGATATGCGTGAAAATGGCTTAGTTGGGAGTCTTCCGGTGGATATATGCTACCATCTTCCTCTACTTCAGTGGCTTTTTCTTAATGAAAATAAGCTTATAGGATGGATACCCAAAAGTATTGGAAATTGTACTCTACTTGAGGAGTTATGGCTCGGGGATAATTATTTGAAAG GTACAATCCCCCTTGAGGTTGGGCACCTGCAACACCTGGAGAAACTAGATATGATGTCCAACAACCTTGCCAGCATCATTCCATCTAGTATTTTCAACATTTCAATTCTAAAAATTCTCTCATTGTCAGACAACCAACTCACAGGAAATCTTCCATCAAGCATAGGCCATACACTTCCAAATATTGAGGAAATTTATCTATCGGACAATCAACTTAGCGGACCAATCCCAAGTTCTATCTCCAATGCTTCCAAACTCACAACGATAGACTTGTCAAATAACTCCTTCACTGAAATTATTCCCACCAATCTTGGTAACTTGAGATCCCTTCAGTGGATTAGCCTTGCATTCAATCTCTTGGATGGTGCATCATCTTCCCAAGAATTGATGTTTCTCTCTTCCTTGACAAATTGCCAGAATTTAAGATTTCTTGACTTACAAGACAATCCATTGAATGGCATTCTTCCAAGTTCTATTGGAAATTTCTCTTCGGCACTTGAAAACGTTTATCTAGGACATTGCAGACTTAAAGGGGGCATTCCCATAGAAATTGGTAACTTAAGCTCCATAATACTTATAACCCTTTCAGAAAATGAACTAACTGGATTAGTTCCACTGGCAATCGGTAGATTACAAAAGCTCCAAATATTGAATCTTTATGGTAATAAGTTACAAGGATGGATTCCATCAGAGCTTTGTCAATTACAAAATGCTTACTCTTTGGCACTTCATGACAATATGCTAAATGGATCAATACCTGCATGTATTGGCAATCTATCTAGTATGAGATATCTTAACTTGAGCTCCAACAGGCTCAGTTCTGCAATCCCAGCAACCTTGTGGAGCCTTACTGATATCTTGCAAGTTTACCTAAATTCAAACTCTTTGAGTGGCTCCCTTTCTCTAGAAATTAAAAGTTTGAAGGTCCTCTTCGAACTTGATTTGTCGAGAAATCAACTGTCGGGTAATATTCCCAATGGCATTGGGGAACTAAAAGATCTAAAGAAACTATTACTTGCAGAAAATAGTTTTGAAGGTAATATTCCAGAATCAATTGATGGATTGATAAGCTTGGAGAGTTTGGATCTCTCTAGTAATAACCTCTTCGGAGTGATTCCAAAGTCCTTGGAGAAACTATCATATCTTAACTATTTCAATGTCTCTTTCAACAAGTTACAAGGAGAAATTCCAAAATCTGGACCGTTTGTAAACTTTTTGGCTCAATCATTTGTGTCCAACAATGGGCTTTGTGGCTTACCCCGATTTCAAGTCTCACCATGCAAAGCTATCAGAACAGTAAGATCCAAGCCAATTTTATTGAAATACATTTTGCCTGCGGTATTTGCATTTGCAATATTGGTGGTGCTTgttataattatttttctaagatgccgaaaaatgaaacaaaatttgCCAGTAAAAGACAATCTAATACCTCTGGCAACTTGGAGAAGACTTTCATATCTGGAACTTCAACAGGCAACAAATGGATTTAGTGAGGCCAATTTGCTTGGCAATGGAAGTTTTGGCTCTGTGTACATGGGAATAAAGGATGGAAAGAAAATTGCAATAAAGGTGTTCAATTTGCAATTAGAGGGAATTTTTAAGAACTTTGAAACCGAGTGTGAAGTGATGCGTAACATTCGACATCGAAATCTTGTGAAGATTATTAGCACTTGTACGAACAACATGGATTTCAAAGCCTTGATATTGGAACTCATGCCTAATGGAAGCCTACAAAGATGGTTGTATTCTCACAACTATTTCTTGGATGTAGTCCAAAGACTAAACATAATGGAAGATGTTGCCTCCGCATTGGAATATCTTCACGAAGGCTATTCAACACCAATCATTCATTGTGATCTAAAACCCAGCAACATCCTACTGGATGAAGATATGGTGGCACATGTAGGTGACTTAGGCATTGCCAAACTCTTGGGTGAAGGAGAAGCTATGAGACAAACAATGACATTGGCAACCATTGGATACATGGCTCCAG AGTATGGATCGGAGGGAATTGTTTCTACAAGATGCGATGTTTATGCTTTTGGTATCCTATTGATGGAGACTTTAACGAGAAAGAAGCCTACTGATGAAATGTTTGATGGGGAAATGAATATGAAAAGTTGGGTGAAACAGTCATTAGCACATGGTCTAACTGAAGTTGTTGATGCCAATTTGTTGAAGAGAGAGGATAGACATTTTGTTGCtaaatttaattgtatttaCTCTGTTATGGAATTGGCTTTGGCTTGCACAGAAAATTCGCCAGAAGATCGGATAAACATGAGCAATGCTTTGGTTATGCTAAAAAAGATCAACAAAAAGATGTTGCAGGATATTGGAGCGGAACGTAACACAAGAT TTAGAATGAGGAGGCAGTCATAG